From Streptomyces sp. NBC_00683, one genomic window encodes:
- a CDS encoding glucose-1-phosphate thymidylyltransferase, producing MKSLVLAGGSGTRLRPITHTSAKQLVPVGNKPVLFYGLEAIAATGITEVGIVVGDTADEIEKAVGDGSQFGIEVTYIRQEAPLGLAHAVLISRDFLGDEDFLMYLGDNFIVGGITDVVDSFRRDRPDAQVLVTRVPDPSRFGVAELDSAGHVVRLEEKPQQPRSDLALVGVYLFTPAVHRAVRAVKASWRGELEITDAIQWLIDERLRVRSTTITGYWKDTGNVDDMLEANRTVLETLVPGIEGETDDATRIIGRVRIEAGAVVRGSRIVGPAVVGAGAVVIDSYLGPFTSVSENCHIEDSEIEFSIILADSSIRGVHRVEASLIGRSVEVTPAPRVRAAHRLVLGDYSKVQISS from the coding sequence ATGAAATCATTGGTACTCGCCGGTGGTTCCGGCACCCGCCTGCGCCCGATCACGCACACCTCGGCAAAACAGCTGGTTCCGGTAGGTAACAAACCAGTTCTCTTCTACGGGCTCGAGGCCATTGCCGCCACCGGTATCACCGAAGTGGGCATCGTCGTGGGCGATACGGCGGACGAGATAGAGAAGGCCGTCGGTGACGGTTCGCAATTCGGTATCGAAGTCACCTACATCCGGCAGGAAGCCCCCCTGGGCCTCGCCCACGCGGTCCTCATTTCCCGCGACTTCCTCGGCGACGAAGATTTCCTGATGTACCTGGGCGACAACTTCATCGTCGGCGGGATCACGGACGTCGTCGACTCCTTCCGCAGGGACCGGCCGGACGCCCAGGTTCTGGTCACCCGGGTCCCCGACCCTTCCCGGTTCGGCGTCGCCGAGCTGGATTCCGCCGGGCATGTGGTGAGGCTGGAGGAGAAGCCGCAGCAGCCCAGGAGCGACCTGGCGCTGGTCGGTGTCTATCTGTTCACCCCCGCGGTCCACCGGGCCGTGCGGGCGGTCAAGGCGTCGTGGCGCGGCGAGCTGGAGATCACCGACGCCATCCAGTGGCTCATCGACGAGCGCCTGCGGGTCCGGTCGACGACGATCACCGGCTACTGGAAGGACACCGGGAACGTCGACGACATGCTGGAGGCCAACCGCACCGTGCTGGAGACCCTGGTCCCCGGGATCGAGGGCGAGACGGACGACGCGACGCGGATCATCGGCCGGGTACGGATCGAGGCCGGCGCCGTGGTCCGAGGATCCCGGATCGTCGGACCGGCCGTCGTGGGCGCGGGAGCGGTGGTCATCGACTCCTACCTCGGGCCGTTCACCTCGGTCTCCGAGAACTGCCACATCGAGGACAGCGAAATAGAGTTCTCGATCATCCTGGCCGACTCGTCGATCAGAGGCGTGCACCGCGTCGAGGCGTCCCTCATCGGCCGTTCGGTCGAAGTGACCCCGGCTCCGCGGGTGCGCGCGGCCCACCGGCTGGTACTCGGCGACTACAGCAAGGTGCAGATCTCCTCATGA
- a CDS encoding ABC transporter substrate-binding protein has product MYTRARRLRSTLALAAGLTVLLTACGGTDDAASGDAANSAPKKGGTLTLALQQSPQSANPRAFTDTGAVYVNRQLFDSLVNQDPETGKIVPWLAKSWEINKDATEFTFHLREGVTFSDGTPLTAEVVKANFDDLVANKAKVNPSIAPTVSAFTEASVVDPATVTVSFSKPNAPFLVAASQTGLSLVAPATLKLPWDKRVDNVIGSGPFVLDTFAPGQVTLSKRKGYDWSPGSVRHTGDAYLDKVVFKVVPEASVRTGSLESGQVQAVSDVPPGDIASVRDNGLKLVTRPNPGLVWGLVPISARKPLDDVRVRKAIALSVDRTEVRDAVLSPDFKPATSVLASTTPGYTDLGSVVKHDPTEAGKLLDTAGWTRSGDGVRAKDGKKLSLVVGWFPGYTASQKTLELIKAQLAENGIELKLLQQTGLQILDGLKQEKYDFFWTNGTQADGDVLRTSFSGAPPNYYRINDTTLEPLLQEQVATGDPAARNKILAQAQRRIVEEVVYLPVFEQTTVVATGKQVHGLTLGAGAGLNPLTPVWLS; this is encoded by the coding sequence ATGTACACCCGAGCACGCAGACTCCGCTCCACCCTGGCCCTGGCCGCCGGCCTGACCGTCCTGCTCACCGCCTGCGGCGGCACGGACGACGCCGCGTCCGGCGACGCCGCCAACAGCGCACCGAAGAAGGGCGGGACCCTCACCCTCGCCCTCCAGCAGTCCCCGCAGAGCGCCAACCCCCGTGCGTTCACCGACACGGGTGCCGTCTACGTCAACCGGCAGCTCTTCGACTCGCTCGTGAACCAGGACCCCGAGACCGGCAAGATCGTGCCGTGGCTCGCGAAGTCTTGGGAGATCAACAAGGACGCCACCGAGTTCACCTTCCACCTCCGCGAAGGCGTCACCTTCTCCGACGGCACCCCGCTGACAGCCGAGGTGGTCAAGGCCAACTTCGACGACCTGGTCGCGAACAAGGCGAAGGTGAACCCCTCGATCGCGCCGACGGTCAGCGCGTTCACCGAAGCCTCGGTCGTCGACCCGGCGACGGTGACGGTCTCCTTCAGCAAGCCCAACGCGCCCTTCCTCGTCGCGGCCTCCCAGACCGGGCTGTCCCTCGTCGCCCCGGCCACGCTCAAGCTCCCCTGGGACAAGCGCGTCGACAACGTGATCGGCTCGGGCCCCTTCGTCCTGGACACCTTCGCACCCGGCCAGGTCACCCTCTCCAAGCGCAAGGGGTACGACTGGTCGCCCGGCAGTGTCCGGCACACCGGAGACGCCTACCTCGACAAGGTCGTCTTCAAGGTGGTGCCGGAGGCGAGCGTCCGCACCGGCAGCCTCGAGTCCGGGCAGGTCCAGGCGGTCAGCGACGTACCTCCGGGCGACATCGCGTCCGTACGCGACAACGGTCTGAAGCTCGTCACCCGGCCCAACCCCGGCCTGGTGTGGGGGCTGGTGCCCATCTCCGCACGCAAGCCGCTCGACGACGTACGCGTCCGCAAGGCCATCGCCCTGTCGGTCGACCGGACGGAGGTACGCGACGCCGTACTGAGCCCGGACTTCAAGCCCGCGACCAGCGTGCTGGCGTCCACCACGCCCGGTTACACCGACCTCGGCTCCGTGGTGAAGCACGACCCCACCGAAGCGGGCAAGCTGCTGGACACCGCCGGCTGGACCCGCAGCGGCGACGGCGTACGGGCCAAGGACGGCAAGAAGCTCAGCCTCGTCGTCGGCTGGTTCCCCGGCTACACCGCCAGCCAGAAGACCCTGGAACTCATCAAGGCCCAGCTCGCCGAGAACGGCATCGAGCTGAAGCTGCTCCAGCAGACCGGCCTGCAGATCCTCGACGGCCTCAAGCAGGAGAAGTACGACTTCTTCTGGACCAACGGAACCCAGGCCGACGGTGACGTGCTGCGCACCTCCTTCTCCGGAGCGCCGCCGAACTACTACCGGATCAACGACACGACGCTGGAGCCGCTGCTCCAGGAGCAGGTCGCGACCGGTGACCCCGCCGCCCGCAACAAGATCCTGGCCCAGGCCCAGCGACGCATCGTCGAAGAGGTCGTCTACCTCCCGGTGTTCGAGCAGACGACCGTCGTCGCCACCGGCAAGCAGGTGCACGGACTCACGCTGGGCGCGGGCGCCGGGCTGAACCCGCTGACGCCCGTCTGGCTCTCCTGA
- a CDS encoding PPOX class F420-dependent oxidoreductase, protein MKEAIVAMPVTLDERTRALFDGRNFPVIATVNPDGSPQSSVVWVKRDGDTLLFVAPVARGKARNLARDPRISVSVFDAANPYSSVEVRGIAHLSEDGAQELSDELALKYLGETHAPPDGLVRVAVRVVPEKIIAFPRT, encoded by the coding sequence ATGAAGGAGGCGATCGTCGCCATGCCGGTGACGCTCGACGAACGAACCCGTGCGCTCTTCGACGGCCGGAACTTCCCGGTCATCGCCACCGTGAACCCCGACGGAAGCCCGCAGTCCTCGGTGGTGTGGGTGAAGCGGGACGGCGACACCCTGCTGTTCGTGGCCCCGGTGGCGCGCGGCAAGGCAAGGAACCTGGCACGCGATCCGCGGATCAGTGTCTCGGTGTTCGATGCGGCGAACCCGTACAGCTCGGTGGAGGTGCGCGGGATCGCGCACCTCTCCGAGGACGGCGCACAGGAGCTGTCCGACGAACTGGCCCTCAAGTACCTGGGGGAGACCCACGCACCGCCGGACGGCCTGGTGCGGGTCGCCGTGCGGGTCGTGCCCGAGAAGATCATCGCCTTTCCCCGGACCTGA
- a CDS encoding LLM class flavin-dependent oxidoreductase, with the protein MKFLLLPHLPRQDKPDELQLKELIDYAVRAEEWGFDAYGIGERHDRPAVSSSPPVLLSNIAARTSKIRLFTAVTTLGMLDPLRAFEDYSTLDNLSGGRLDLIVAKGAYPRSSKLFGITPENQWDLLRENYALFRRLWTEDDVTWEGRLGRSLENAEALPRPYQKNIRIWHGSGSSTGSVDFAAQHGDPVFSSNGSGPLDRYAKLIHHYRERFASYGHDPRRALVGAGTAGYFGARNSQEAVAAYRPVFEARLAVNRTFDGGSIAYDTVEDWIEHSSVLVGSPQQIIDKVIGQHQEFGHELLHLHVDGEILSRAQYDATLELFFDEIAPVLRRELPSRALDGSS; encoded by the coding sequence ATGAAATTCCTCCTCCTCCCTCATCTGCCACGGCAGGACAAGCCGGACGAGCTCCAGCTCAAGGAGCTCATCGACTACGCGGTACGCGCCGAGGAATGGGGGTTCGACGCCTACGGGATCGGCGAACGCCACGACCGCCCCGCCGTGTCGTCCTCCCCACCGGTCCTCCTGAGCAACATCGCCGCGCGGACCTCGAAGATCCGGCTCTTCACCGCCGTGACGACGCTCGGCATGCTCGACCCGCTGAGGGCGTTCGAGGACTACTCCACGCTCGACAACCTCTCCGGCGGCCGCCTCGACCTCATCGTCGCCAAGGGCGCTTACCCCAGGTCCAGCAAACTGTTCGGGATCACCCCGGAGAACCAGTGGGACCTGCTCCGGGAGAACTACGCGCTGTTCCGGCGGCTGTGGACCGAGGACGACGTCACCTGGGAAGGCCGCCTCGGCCGCTCCCTGGAGAACGCCGAGGCCCTGCCGCGGCCGTACCAGAAGAACATCCGGATCTGGCACGGCAGCGGCAGCAGCACCGGATCGGTCGACTTCGCCGCCCAGCACGGCGACCCGGTCTTCTCCTCCAACGGCAGCGGTCCGCTCGACCGCTACGCCAAGCTGATCCACCACTACCGGGAACGCTTCGCCTCCTACGGGCACGACCCCCGCCGGGCCCTCGTCGGCGCCGGTACGGCCGGCTACTTCGGAGCGCGGAACTCCCAGGAGGCCGTCGCCGCCTACCGCCCCGTCTTCGAGGCACGCCTGGCCGTCAACCGCACCTTCGACGGCGGCTCGATCGCGTACGACACCGTCGAGGACTGGATCGAGCACAGTTCCGTCCTGGTGGGCAGCCCCCAGCAGATCATCGACAAAGTCATCGGCCAGCACCAGGAGTTCGGCCACGAGCTCCTCCATCTGCACGTCGACGGCGAGATCCTCAGCCGCGCACAGTACGACGCCACGCTGGAGCTCTTCTTCGACGAAATCGCCCCGGTGCTCCGACGCGAGCTCCCGAGCCGGGCACTGGACGGGAGCAGCTGA
- a CDS encoding ABC transporter permease, whose product MARYLLSRAGQAVFVIWAAFTISFVVLFALPSDPVAVMAGPNSSLSPAELDAMRADLGLDRPMTEQYVSRLGAVLQGDLGQSIQSREQVSHLIGQALPQTAQITGAGLGLGLLLGTALAVGASLVRWRWLQQLLMSLPPLGVSLPSYWVGLLLLQQFSFRWHVFPAIGNEGPQSMVLPALTLALPAGALIAQLLGKSLQSELLEGYVETARAKGVTRPVVHVRHALRNAVLPALTMVGLLVGGMLSGSVVVETVFSRDGLGRLTTQAVSGQDLPVVQALVLLGATVFAVVNLLIDLLYPVIDPRIAREGRRRRPPVPAAVGVPV is encoded by the coding sequence ATGGCGCGCTATCTGCTGTCACGGGCCGGCCAGGCCGTCTTCGTGATCTGGGCCGCCTTCACCATCTCCTTCGTGGTGCTGTTCGCGCTGCCCAGCGATCCGGTCGCGGTGATGGCCGGACCCAACTCCAGCCTCAGCCCCGCCGAGCTCGACGCGATGCGCGCCGACCTCGGCCTCGACCGCCCGATGACCGAGCAGTACGTGAGCCGGCTCGGCGCGGTCCTGCAGGGCGATCTCGGCCAGTCGATCCAGAGCCGGGAACAGGTCTCCCACCTCATCGGTCAGGCCCTGCCCCAGACCGCGCAGATCACCGGCGCGGGTCTGGGGCTCGGCCTCCTGCTCGGCACGGCGCTCGCGGTGGGCGCCTCGCTGGTGCGGTGGCGCTGGCTGCAGCAGCTGCTGATGAGCCTCCCACCGCTCGGTGTGTCGCTGCCCTCGTACTGGGTGGGCCTGCTGCTCCTGCAGCAGTTCTCGTTCCGATGGCACGTCTTCCCGGCGATCGGCAACGAAGGACCGCAGAGCATGGTCCTGCCGGCACTCACCCTCGCGCTGCCCGCCGGCGCGCTCATCGCCCAGCTGCTGGGCAAGAGCCTGCAGTCGGAACTCCTGGAGGGCTACGTGGAGACGGCACGGGCGAAAGGCGTGACACGGCCGGTCGTGCATGTGCGGCACGCGCTGCGCAACGCCGTCCTGCCTGCCCTGACCATGGTCGGGCTGCTGGTCGGCGGAATGCTGTCGGGTTCCGTGGTCGTCGAGACGGTGTTCTCGCGCGACGGGCTCGGCCGGCTCACCACGCAGGCGGTCAGCGGGCAGGACCTTCCGGTCGTCCAGGCCCTGGTGCTGCTCGGCGCCACGGTGTTCGCCGTGGTCAACCTGCTGATCGACCTCCTCTACCCGGTGATCGACCCGCGCATCGCACGCGAGGGACGACGCCGGCGCCCGCCGGTACCCGCTGCGGTCGGCGTCCCCGTCTAG
- a CDS encoding NADPH-dependent FMN reductase codes for MPKIAVIVGSVRPGRVTREVADWVHTVASKRPEADYELVDIADFDLPAYDEALPPQYGQYEGAHTKRWAAKIAEFDGFVFVTPEYNHSAPAALKNALDYIYGEWNNKAAGFVSIGAAGGVRAVEHLRQIASELQIATVQAQLGLPVSVDFPSYPAFSPSETREEELGRVLDQLENWAGALKAVRG; via the coding sequence ATGCCCAAAATTGCCGTGATCGTCGGAAGCGTTCGCCCGGGCCGGGTCACCCGCGAGGTGGCCGACTGGGTGCACACCGTCGCTTCCAAGCGTCCGGAGGCCGACTACGAGCTGGTCGACATCGCGGACTTCGACCTGCCGGCCTACGACGAGGCGCTGCCGCCGCAGTACGGGCAGTACGAGGGTGCGCACACCAAGCGCTGGGCAGCGAAGATCGCCGAGTTCGACGGCTTCGTCTTCGTCACCCCCGAGTACAACCACAGCGCTCCCGCGGCGCTGAAGAACGCGCTCGACTACATCTACGGCGAGTGGAACAACAAGGCCGCGGGCTTCGTCAGCATCGGCGCCGCGGGCGGCGTGCGCGCGGTCGAGCACCTGCGGCAGATCGCCTCCGAACTGCAGATCGCGACCGTGCAGGCGCAGCTCGGGCTGCCCGTCTCGGTCGACTTCCCGAGTTACCCCGCCTTCTCCCCGTCGGAAACCCGCGAGGAGGAGCTGGGCCGGGTGCTCGACCAGCTCGAGAACTGGGCAGGCGCACTGAAGGCAGTTCGCGGCTGA
- a CDS encoding macrolide family glycosyltransferase — protein MSIRALIIDIPSNGHLFPKLALVSELVRRGHQVTYVTIEEFAEKVRGAGADVLTYTSVKPLESLANDTSITPTEAFFRENVAILRAVEAHYGDDRPDLLAYDEAAFQAGRVLRHSWQLPAVHLAPSVVSNAHYSYFERIFALAPDFALTDPVDEISAFLDEYGIADRVEEFLWTRRVPDELTVVFVPRQFQPAHETFDERFVFIGPSLGDRDFLDDWQPPADGLPTVLISLGTVNNQHIGFFRTAVEAFRDQPLHAVISVGNGLDPAELAPLPPNVEVHRWIHHVKVLEHAAAFVTHGGTGSLSEALHTATPVVVVPQGVDVLPYAERVTELGIGTVVRPENLDAAALREAVLSVAGDEAVARRVRELQEHTRASGGPALAVDEIENHLKREQR, from the coding sequence ATGTCCATACGAGCACTGATCATCGACATACCGTCCAACGGACATCTCTTCCCCAAGCTGGCACTGGTCTCCGAACTGGTCCGGCGCGGCCACCAGGTCACCTACGTGACGATCGAGGAGTTCGCCGAGAAGGTGCGCGGGGCCGGCGCCGACGTGCTGACCTACACCTCGGTGAAGCCGCTCGAGAGCCTGGCCAACGACACCTCCATCACCCCGACCGAGGCGTTCTTCCGGGAGAACGTCGCCATTCTGCGGGCCGTCGAGGCGCACTACGGCGACGACCGTCCGGACCTCCTCGCCTACGACGAGGCCGCCTTCCAGGCCGGCCGCGTACTGCGCCACAGCTGGCAGCTCCCCGCCGTCCACCTCGCGCCGAGTGTCGTGTCCAACGCGCACTACTCGTACTTCGAGCGGATCTTCGCCCTCGCACCGGACTTCGCCCTCACCGACCCGGTGGACGAGATCTCCGCGTTCCTCGACGAATACGGCATCGCCGACCGGGTCGAGGAGTTCCTGTGGACCCGGCGGGTCCCGGACGAGCTCACCGTCGTCTTCGTGCCCCGGCAGTTCCAGCCCGCCCACGAGACTTTCGACGAACGCTTCGTGTTCATCGGGCCGAGCCTGGGGGACCGGGACTTCCTCGACGACTGGCAGCCGCCGGCCGACGGTCTGCCCACCGTGCTGATTTCGCTCGGAACCGTCAACAACCAGCACATCGGCTTCTTCCGAACCGCCGTCGAAGCCTTCCGCGACCAGCCCCTGCACGCGGTGATCTCGGTGGGCAACGGCCTGGACCCGGCCGAGCTGGCACCCCTGCCGCCCAATGTCGAGGTCCACCGCTGGATACACCATGTGAAGGTCCTCGAACACGCCGCCGCATTCGTGACCCACGGCGGCACCGGCAGCCTCTCCGAAGCCCTCCACACCGCCACACCGGTCGTGGTGGTGCCGCAGGGCGTCGACGTCCTCCCCTACGCGGAGCGGGTGACCGAACTGGGCATCGGCACCGTCGTCCGGCCCGAGAACCTCGATGCGGCGGCGCTGCGTGAGGCCGTGCTCTCGGTGGCGGGCGACGAGGCCGTCGCCCGGCGCGTACGCGAGCTGCAGGAGCACACCCGCGCATCGGGCGGGCCCGCGCTCGCGGTCGACGAGATCGAGAACCACCTCAAGCGGGAGCAGCGATGA
- the rfbB gene encoding dTDP-glucose 4,6-dehydratase, with amino-acid sequence MTTKILVTGGAGFIGSHHVRTLLGPEGPDGVTVTVLDALTYAGNTANLAPVRDHPGFRFVHGDIRDSALVDRLVPEHDQIVHFAAESHVDRSILSATEFVTTNVLGTQTLLDAALRSGLETFVHISTDEVYGSAAEGSWPETDPLRPNSPYAASKAAAELLAIACHRTHGLDVRVTRCSNNFGPFHYPEKLIPLFITNLLDGRPVPLYGDGLHIRDWLHVDDHVQGIELVRTKGIPGSVYNIGGGTELTNKDLTGRLLAACGAGWEHVEYVEDRKGHDRRYSVDCTRIRDELGYVPRADFDGALAETVAWYRANRAWWEPLKKRSAPS; translated from the coding sequence ATGACCACCAAGATCCTTGTGACGGGTGGCGCCGGATTCATCGGCTCGCACCACGTGCGCACCCTCCTCGGCCCCGAAGGACCGGACGGGGTCACGGTCACGGTGCTGGACGCCCTGACGTACGCCGGCAACACCGCCAATCTCGCCCCTGTCCGGGATCATCCCGGCTTCCGCTTCGTTCACGGTGACATCCGGGACAGCGCTCTCGTGGACCGGCTGGTCCCGGAACACGACCAGATCGTGCACTTCGCCGCCGAGTCCCACGTCGACCGTTCGATACTCAGCGCGACCGAGTTCGTCACCACGAACGTCCTGGGGACGCAGACGCTCCTGGACGCCGCGCTGCGCAGCGGTCTGGAGACGTTCGTCCACATCTCCACCGACGAGGTGTACGGCTCCGCCGCCGAGGGCTCCTGGCCCGAGACCGATCCGCTCCGGCCGAACTCGCCCTATGCGGCCTCCAAGGCGGCGGCCGAACTGCTGGCCATCGCCTGCCACCGTACGCACGGCCTGGACGTGCGGGTGACGCGCTGCTCCAACAACTTCGGCCCGTTCCACTACCCCGAGAAGCTCATCCCCCTGTTCATCACGAACCTCCTCGACGGACGGCCGGTTCCGTTGTACGGGGACGGCCTCCACATCAGGGACTGGCTGCACGTCGACGACCACGTCCAGGGCATCGAGCTGGTCCGCACCAAGGGGATCCCCGGCTCGGTCTACAACATCGGTGGCGGCACCGAACTCACGAACAAGGATCTGACGGGGCGGCTGCTCGCGGCCTGCGGGGCCGGCTGGGAGCACGTCGAGTACGTCGAGGACCGCAAGGGCCACGACCGGCGGTACTCGGTGGACTGCACCAGGATCCGCGACGAGCTGGGTTACGTACCGCGCGCCGACTTCGACGGAGCCCTCGCCGAGACCGTGGCCTGGTACCGGGCGAACCGTGCCTGGTGGGAACCGCTGAAGAAGCGGTCGGCGCCGTCATGA